DNA sequence from the Streptomyces cinnabarinus genome:
CCGGAGTCACTGACCGCCGAGCCACTCCGCATACCAGGCCACCGTGGCGTCGATCGTCTCGGCGAGCGGGACCGGCGCCGCGGCGAAGGCGCGTTCGAAGGCCGACGAGTCCATGATCTGGGGCTCGGTGTGCTGGTAGAACATCTCGGCGTACTCGGCCATGAACTGCTCGTCGAACGGGCCGAAGGGGCGGGCCTCGGGCACGGGCACCACGGTCAGCGGCCGACCGGCCCGCTTCTCGATCATGGCGAGGATCTCTCGGGTGCTGACGGCGGGCGCCGTCGGCAGGTGCCAGACCCGGCCGTCACCCTCCGGGCGCTCACCCAGAGTCGCGAGGCCCGCGGCGACGTCCTCGATGTTGGTGTAGCTGTGCGGCAGGTCGATGTCACCGAGCCCCGGCACCTCCCCGCCGGTCAGCGCGGCCGGGAACACCGCGCCGCCCAGAGTGGAGTTGACGACTCCGGGACCGACGAAGTCGGCGGAGCGGCCGAGGACGACCCGGGCGCGCCCCTCGCGGTGGGCGGCGAGGTACTTCCCGTCCAGCTCGGCCCGCATCCGGCCCTTTCGGGTGGTCGCCTGCCACGGGGAGTCCTCGGTCATCACCGCTCCGCCGGTCTCGCCGTACGGGTAGAGCGTGTCCAGCACCACCAGGCGGGCGCCGACGGACTCGACGGCGGCCAGGACCGCCTCCTGGATCCGGGGCATCACCTCGACCTGGAGGTGATAGCCGACGTTGACGCAGTGATAGACGACGGTGGCCGAGTCCACGGCGGCCCGCGCGCCCTCGGCGGTGGCGACATCGGCGGCGAACCGCTCGACGCCCTCCGGCGCCGGCCCCTCGCCCTTGCGGTCGACGAGCCGCACCGGGTGGCCCCGGCGCACCAGTTCGCGGGCGAGCGCGGTCCCGGCCGGACCGGAACCGAGGACGACGTGCAGGGAGCGTGCGGTAGCGGTCATGGCTGACCCCTTCCAAGAAAAGTTATGTGCTGTCGTTTCTGTTAGAGACTATAACTCTCACGAACAGGTCTGGCAATGGGCGCGAGCGTAGGGTGCGAGGGAAGATCGTCCGAGCGAGAAGGGTCGTACGCCATGGCCGTGAAGGACTCCGAACTGCCCTACCTGCGCCGCTGCGTGGAGCTGGCGGCCGAGGCGCTGGAAGCCGGGGACGAGCCGTTCGGCTCGGTGCTGGTGGGCGCGGAGGGCGCCGTACTCGCCGAGGACCACAACCGGGTGGCCTCCGGCGACCGCACCCGCCACCCCGAGTTCGAGCTGGCCCGCTGGTCGGCGGCGCATCTCACGCCCGAGCAGCGGGCCGCCGCCACCGTCTACACCTCCGGCGAGCACTGCCCGATGTGCGCGGCCGCCCACGCCTGGGTGGGCCTCGGCCGCATCGTGTACGTGGCCTCCTCCGCGCAGCTCGCCGCCTGGCTGACCGACCTGGGCGTGCCCGCCGCGCCGGTGCGGGCGCTGCCGGTCCACGACGTCGCCCCGGGCGTGCTGGTGGAGGGCCCGGTGGCCGAACTGGCGGACGAGGTGCACGCGCTGCACGTCCGCTTTCACCGGCAGCGCGGCTGACCGGAGCCGCCCTCCCGCCGAGATGCAGCGGCCGGTCCGCGCTGCCTAGGATCGGAAAAGGCCCCGGCCAGGCAGACGGCCGGGCCTCTCCCTCGGGGGGAGGCGATGCCCTTGCAACCGGCACAGCGGCTGACGATCGCACTGGTGACACTGGTCGCGATCGCCACCGCCGTATATCTGGCGGTCCCACCGGCGCTCGCTCCGGTGTGGGCGGTGATCGGTCTGCTGGGAGTCGCCGCCGTCCTGACCGGCACCGAACTGCACCGTCCGGCCCATCGCTGGCCGTGGTGGGTGCTCGCGGCCGGACTGCTCACCTTCATCACCGGGGACACGTACTACAACGTGATGGAGGAGTACTTCAACGCCTCCAATCCGTTCCCCTCCCCCGCGGACGCCTTCTACCTGGCGAACTACGTACTCTTCGCGATCGGCCTGTCCGGTCTGATCCACTACCGCTGGGCGGGCCGTGACCTGCCAAGCCTGCTCGACGCGCTGATCTTCACCGCCGGCCTGGCCCTGCCCGTGTGGATCTACCTGGTGGAGCCGCTCACCGAGGTGGAGGGGCTGACCTGGCAGCAGCGCGCGGTCAGCATCGCCTATCCGCTGGGCGACGTCCTCGTCCTGGCCCTACTGGTCCGGCTGCTGGCCCCGAACCCCCTGAAGGGGCCCAACCGGTCGGTCCAGCTGCTGGTCGTCGGCACCCTGACACTGCTCTGCTTCGATATCGCCTACGGCATCCTCCAGCTCAACGCGACCTGGGAGACCGGCACCCTGCTCGACGCCGGCTGGATCGTCTTCTACACGGCCTGGGGGCTCGCCGCGCTGCACCCGTCCATGGTCGAGCTCACCGCGTCCGTGCCCACCCGGGAGTCCCTGCTCCCGCCGGCCCGACGGATCTTCCTGCTGGCCCTGGCGACGCTGATCGCACCCGCGGTCCTGCTGCACGCGGCGGCGCGCGGCACCACCCATGACGCCGCCGCCATCGCCACCTTCTCGGCCGCGCTGTTCCTGCTGGTCATCCTGCGCCTGGCGGTCATGGTGGTGGCCCACCGCCAGGCGGTCTCCCGGGAACTGGCGCTGCGCGGCGCGGCGGCCTCGCTGGTCTCGGCGTTCCGGCTGACCGACGTGGCCCGCTCCTGCGCGGACGCCGCGGACACCCTGCTGGGGCCCGCCGTACGCCATCGGACCCTGGTGCTCTCCGCCGAGGAGGCCACCGATCCGGCCCTGCGCAAGGCCCATCTGACCGAGCCCGCCTCGCTCGGGCCCGCCCTGGCCGCCGAGTTCGGCTCACTGCCGTCGGTGCTGGTGTGCCCCATGACGCCGCCCGACCGTCCGCCCGGCGGAGTCGCCGGTGCGCTGCTGGTCGCCGGGCCCGCCCGGCCGCTCGCCGAGACCCGCGGCTCCCTGGAGATCCTCGCCTCGCACGCGGGGCTCGCCGTGGAACGGGTGATGCTGCGCCAGGAGGTGATCCGCCGGGAGAGCGAGGCGTACTTCCGCACTCTGGTGCGCAACACCTCCGACGTCATCCTGATCGTGGAGGACGACGACACCGTCCGGTACGCCAGCCCGTCCGCCTCCGCCGTGTTCGGCACCGCGGACCTGGCGGGCAGCGCCCTGCCCGAGCTGGTGGACCCTCGGGACCGCTCCCGGGCGGCCCGGGCGCTGGCGTCCGTGCGGGACGAGGAGTCCCGTGCCGGGCACGACCACTGGTGGGTGCGCCGCCGCGACGGCCATGTCGAGGTCGAGGTGCGCTGCACCAACTTCCGCGCCGAACCGACCGTCGGCGGCCTGGTCGTCACCCTGCGGGACGTCACCGAGCAGCGGCGGCTCCAGCAGGAGCTCACCCAGCGGGCCTTCCACGACCCGCTGACCGGACTGCCGAACCGGACACTGCTGCTGGAGCGGATCGAACGGGCCCTGCTCCGGGGCCGCCGGGAGTCCGCGCTGACCTGTCTGCTCTTCATCGACCTGGACGACTTCAAGCAGGTCAACGACACCCTCGGACACTCCACCGGCGACCAGCTGCTGGGCGCCGTCGGCACCCGGCTCTCCCGCACCCTGCGCCGCAGCGACACCGCGGCCCGGCTCGGCGGCGACGAGTTCGCCGTCCTGATGGAGGACGCCCGGGAGCCGCTGGACGCGGAACTGCTCGCGGCGCAGGTCATCCAGGCGCTGTCGCGGCCGTTCATGCTGCCCGAGGAGACGGTGACGGTCTCCGCCAGCGTCGGGGTGGCCACCGCCCGGGACAGCACGGACGCGGAGGAACTGCTGCGCCACGCCGACCTCGCGCTCTACGCGGCGAAGGCGGCCGGGAAGCGGCAGTGGCGGCGCTTCCAGCAGTTGCTGCACACACGGATGGTCGAACGGCACGACCTCCAGAGCCGGCTCGCGCAGGCCGTGGCCGACAAGGAGTTCGCCCTGCGCTACCAGCCGGTGGTGGACATCACCGCAGGGCAGGTCGTCGGCTTCGAGGCACTGGTGCGCTGGCCCGGCGCCCCGCGCCCGCCCGTGCTGCCGGAGCAGTTCATCGGCCTGGCCGAGGAGACCGGGCACATCGCCGCGCTCGGCGCGTGGGTGCTGGAGAACGCCGTGCGGGACTTCACGGGACTCCAGCCGCTCGCACCGACGCGTGACGGGCCGTCGTTCATCAGCGTCAACGTCTCCGCCCGGCAGTTCCGGGAGAGCACCTTCCTGGACCACGTCGGCCGGGCCCTGGCCACCCCCGGGCTCGCGCCCGGCTCGCTCCAGCTGGAGCTGACCGAGACGGTGCTGCTGCGC
Encoded proteins:
- a CDS encoding NAD-dependent epimerase/dehydratase family protein encodes the protein MTATARSLHVVLGSGPAGTALARELVRRGHPVRLVDRKGEGPAPEGVERFAADVATAEGARAAVDSATVVYHCVNVGYHLQVEVMPRIQEAVLAAVESVGARLVVLDTLYPYGETGGAVMTEDSPWQATTRKGRMRAELDGKYLAAHREGRARVVLGRSADFVGPGVVNSTLGGAVFPAALTGGEVPGLGDIDLPHSYTNIEDVAAGLATLGERPEGDGRVWHLPTAPAVSTREILAMIEKRAGRPLTVVPVPEARPFGPFDEQFMAEYAEMFYQHTEPQIMDSSAFERAFAAAPVPLAETIDATVAWYAEWLGGQ
- a CDS encoding aminotransferase class I/II-fold pyridoxal phosphate-dependent enzyme; protein product: MPLQPAQRLTIALVTLVAIATAVYLAVPPALAPVWAVIGLLGVAAVLTGTELHRPAHRWPWWVLAAGLLTFITGDTYYNVMEEYFNASNPFPSPADAFYLANYVLFAIGLSGLIHYRWAGRDLPSLLDALIFTAGLALPVWIYLVEPLTEVEGLTWQQRAVSIAYPLGDVLVLALLVRLLAPNPLKGPNRSVQLLVVGTLTLLCFDIAYGILQLNATWETGTLLDAGWIVFYTAWGLAALHPSMVELTASVPTRESLLPPARRIFLLALATLIAPAVLLHAAARGTTHDAAAIATFSAALFLLVILRLAVMVVAHRQAVSRELALRGAAASLVSAFRLTDVARSCADAADTLLGPAVRHRTLVLSAEEATDPALRKAHLTEPASLGPALAAEFGSLPSVLVCPMTPPDRPPGGVAGALLVAGPARPLAETRGSLEILASHAGLAVERVMLRQEVIRRESEAYFRTLVRNTSDVILIVEDDDTVRYASPSASAVFGTADLAGSALPELVDPRDRSRAARALASVRDEESRAGHDHWWVRRRDGHVEVEVRCTNFRAEPTVGGLVVTLRDVTEQRRLQQELTQRAFHDPLTGLPNRTLLLERIERALLRGRRESALTCLLFIDLDDFKQVNDTLGHSTGDQLLGAVGTRLSRTLRRSDTAARLGGDEFAVLMEDAREPLDAELLAAQVIQALSRPFMLPEETVTVSASVGVATARDSTDAEELLRHADLALYAAKAAGKRQWRRFQQLLHTRMVERHDLQSRLAQAVADKEFALRYQPVVDITAGQVVGFEALVRWPGAPRPPVLPEQFIGLAEETGHIAALGAWVLENAVRDFTGLQPLAPTRDGPSFISVNVSARQFRESTFLDHVGRALATPGLAPGSLQLELTETVLLRRDTQIQTVLHALKELGVRIAVDDFGTGFSSLRYLRDFPIDVLKIDKSFIEDIARDTQQVALVEGIVRLADTLGLQVIAEGIEDPAQRDLLAGMGCRLGQGYLFARPMTVDQTERVLRRRGNGRRTPPPQAAPRLATPGTPPARRDRSRDLDRLRRTSPMSDAVLDEVRGRHIRCRDHWLIDYASCNYLGFDWDPEILARVEPAVRRWGTHPSWSRLLGSPRLYPEIEERLAGLLGAPDTLLLPTLTLIHASVIPVLAEQGHVFIEATAHRTVYDGCLVARGQGATLRRFHAERPEELDALLAAAPTGAPRLVCLDGVNSMSGNICDLPALAAVCRERGALLYVDDAHGFGVIGERGPGEPCPYGSRGNSVVRHTGESYDGIVLVAGFSKAYSSLLAFLALPTGLKNRLKTAAAPYLYSGPSPTASLATALAGLDVNERRGDAVRADLHRKTARVLDHLAELDVYTLNRDGLPILEVPLADADDLNGVAQLLWDDGIYVTLAAYPLVPRDRVGFRVQITALNSDEDIERLNDTLTRVAARYPLRRRGTRHAVSGAGAGGAGRS
- a CDS encoding nucleoside deaminase — translated: MAVKDSELPYLRRCVELAAEALEAGDEPFGSVLVGAEGAVLAEDHNRVASGDRTRHPEFELARWSAAHLTPEQRAAATVYTSGEHCPMCAAAHAWVGLGRIVYVASSAQLAAWLTDLGVPAAPVRALPVHDVAPGVLVEGPVAELADEVHALHVRFHRQRG